The Helicobacter sp. MIT 99-5507 genome includes a region encoding these proteins:
- the flhF gene encoding flagellar biosynthesis protein FlhF — translation MQDLQMYTYTAPSYKETMEIAKNKHGEDALIVSSKEIRKKSLLENGLWEIVVVAPKQDNKDKNDDTNDDTNDDLPDNSVEKRLQNIAKKAIEKKKEAKERQSSDIGIQISNAVKEIAKLTPNTSKRGIETRENISENSKKSTKDNIDKTREEVAKRNQDEAKDLKNIRQELDKINDKMKLIQSMFWDDISQRAQNTNNIPHEFAEIYRICKNSGMKNEHLEEIMQLSQNLMPVNMRENSVTIKRYFREVLRKMIACRPENIDMKRKRIVMLVGPTGVGKTTTLAKLATHYSVKHRYKVGLITLDSYRIGAYDQLAFYAKKLKLSINAVNDTTEFTKSLDELKYCDYILIDTIGSSQHDKQKLDILKKYVNADYNIDVNLVLCATTKYEDLMDIYYSFGSLNIDTLIFSKLDESKGFGNLFSLIYDTKKPVSYFTIGQEVPEDILAARNDYLADCIINGFSKPSRDEILR, via the coding sequence ATGCAAGATTTGCAAATGTATACTTACACAGCCCCGAGTTATAAAGAAACCATGGAAATTGCTAAAAATAAACATGGAGAAGATGCATTAATTGTTTCATCAAAAGAAATTAGAAAAAAATCACTTTTAGAAAATGGCTTATGGGAGATAGTCGTAGTCGCCCCAAAGCAAGACAATAAAGATAAAAATGATGATACAAATGATGATACAAATGATGATTTACCAGATAATAGCGTAGAAAAGCGACTTCAAAATATTGCAAAAAAGGCAATTGAAAAAAAGAAAGAAGCAAAAGAAAGACAAAGTAGTGATATTGGAATCCAAATATCTAATGCTGTGAAAGAAATAGCAAAACTTACACCAAATACATCAAAAAGAGGAATTGAGACAAGAGAAAATATTAGCGAGAATTCCAAAAAAAGCACTAAAGATAATATTGATAAAACAAGAGAAGAAGTAGCAAAACGAAATCAAGATGAAGCAAAAGACTTAAAAAATATAAGACAAGAGCTAGATAAAATAAATGATAAAATGAAGCTTATCCAAAGTATGTTTTGGGATGATATAAGCCAGAGAGCCCAAAATACAAATAATATTCCACATGAATTTGCAGAGATATATAGAATCTGCAAAAATAGTGGAATGAAAAATGAACATTTAGAAGAGATAATGCAACTCTCGCAGAATCTTATGCCTGTAAATATGCGAGAAAATAGTGTAACAATAAAGCGATATTTTAGAGAAGTATTAAGAAAGATGATAGCTTGTCGTCCAGAAAATATTGACATGAAGCGAAAAAGAATTGTTATGCTTGTTGGACCAACAGGCGTTGGAAAGACTACTACGCTCGCAAAGCTTGCTACTCATTATTCTGTAAAACATAGATATAAAGTCGGTTTAATAACGCTTGATAGCTATAGAATCGGTGCATATGATCAACTTGCTTTTTATGCAAAAAAATTAAAATTATCTATAAATGCAGTAAATGATACAACCGAATTCACAAAATCTCTTGATGAGCTTAAATATTGTGATTATATACTTATTGATACTATAGGAAGCTCACAGCATGATAAACAAAAGTTAGATATTTTAAAAAAATATGTCAATGCAGATTATAATATAGATGTAAATTTAGTCTTGTGTGCCACTACAAAATATGAGGATTTGATGGATATCTATTATTCATTTGGGTCGTTAAATATTGATACGCTTATATTTTCAAAATTAGATGAAAGCAAAGGATTTGGGAATCTTTTCTCACTAATTTATGATACTAAAAAGCCCGTTAGCTATTTTACAATAGGGCAAGAAGTGCCAGAAGATATTTTGGCAGCAAGAAATGATTATCTAGCAGATTGTATTATAAATGGATTTTCAAAGCCATCAAGAGATGAGATACTTAGATGA
- a CDS encoding MinD/ParA family protein: protein MKNQAAGLDELLKKIQNPKKNTTFIAITSGKGGVGKSTISANMAYILWSMGYKVGVFDADIGLANLDLIFGVKAQYNILDVLKGDISFEDIVINIESGLCLIPGYTGDEIFKYNDNILEKFSNQSVILDSLDYLIIDTGAGIGDSVQTFLSASDYVIVVTMPDPSALTDAYASIKVSSRHKNKIYVIVNQVNSTREANKVFDRLKSVAGSNIPNLELELLGKISSSDSIVQSNRQRKLFTKVFPQSFASASLQTIAINLLKNMEQNVLPYNESGFNRFIRNILSRF, encoded by the coding sequence ATGAAAAATCAGGCTGCAGGTTTAGATGAATTATTAAAAAAAATTCAAAATCCAAAAAAAAATACTACATTTATTGCAATTACAAGTGGCAAAGGTGGCGTAGGAAAATCTACAATTAGTGCTAATATGGCTTATATTCTTTGGAGTATGGGATATAAAGTCGGTGTATTTGATGCAGATATAGGACTTGCTAATTTAGATTTGATATTTGGTGTAAAGGCGCAATATAATATCTTAGATGTTTTAAAAGGTGATATATCATTTGAAGATATTGTGATAAATATAGAAAGCGGTTTGTGTCTAATACCTGGATATACAGGCGATGAGATATTTAAATATAATGATAATATTTTAGAGAAATTTTCAAATCAAAGTGTAATTTTAGATTCTCTTGATTATCTAATAATAGACACAGGAGCGGGAATTGGCGATAGTGTGCAGACTTTTTTATCTGCAAGTGATTATGTGATTGTTGTCACTATGCCAGACCCATCAGCCTTAACTGATGCTTACGCGTCAATAAAAGTATCATCAAGACATAAAAACAAAATATATGTAATAGTAAATCAAGTAAATAGCACAAGAGAAGCAAATAAAGTGTTTGATAGATTAAAGAGTGTTGCAGGGAGTAATATTCCAAATTTAGAATTAGAGCTACTTGGAAAAATTTCATCTAGTGATAGCATAGTGCAATCTAATAGACAAAGAAAATTATTTACAAAAGTTTTTCCTCAATCATTTGCTAGTGCAAGCCTACAAACAATAGCTATAAATCTTCTTAAAAATATGGAACAAAATGTGCTTCCATATAATGAGAGCGGGTTTAATAGATTTATTAGAAATATATTAAGTCGATTTTAA
- a CDS encoding RNA polymerase sigma factor FliA, translating into MKQQNDYNIELKHSQDALVLQYMPALRAMAFRLKERLPSSIDINDLISIGTEEMIKLARRYDDSINDSFWGYAKTRVYGSMLDYLRNLDIISRSNRKLIKLIDKEVSKYFNEHEEEPSDEYLAQVLNEDIKKIKEAKIASDFYTLIPLDEQYNAIQGENSISKIEKEELVSLIQDILSSLSKREQMIIQLYYFDELSLGEISSILNITISRISQIHKEVIKKIRLRIGDING; encoded by the coding sequence ATGAAACAACAAAATGATTACAATATAGAGTTGAAGCATTCACAAGATGCCTTAGTATTGCAGTATATGCCAGCATTGCGTGCAATGGCTTTTAGATTAAAAGAGAGACTTCCTAGCTCAATTGATATTAATGATTTGATATCAATTGGAACAGAAGAGATGATAAAGCTAGCAAGAAGATATGATGATTCTATAAATGATTCATTTTGGGGCTATGCAAAGACAAGAGTTTATGGCTCTATGCTTGATTATTTGAGAAATTTAGACATTATATCTAGATCAAATAGAAAGCTAATAAAATTGATTGATAAAGAAGTCTCAAAATATTTTAATGAACACGAAGAAGAGCCAAGTGATGAATATTTAGCACAAGTTTTAAATGAAGATATCAAAAAAATAAAAGAAGCTAAAATTGCATCAGATTTTTATACTCTTATTCCACTTGATGAACAATACAATGCGATACAAGGTGAGAATTCTATAAGTAAAATAGAAAAAGAAGAATTAGTTAGTCTAATACAAGATATTCTCTCTAGCTTATCAAAGAGAGAACAAATGATTATACAGCTATATTATTTTGATGAATTATCATTAGGTGAAATTAGCTCAATTTTAAATATAACAATCTCTAGAATCTCACAAATACATAAAGAAGTGATAAAAAAAATACGACTTCGCATAGGAGATATAAATGGCTGA
- the fliM gene encoding flagellar motor switch protein FliM, translating to MADILSQEEIDALLEVVDDEGEDNANLENNEIFNRKQVTLYDFKRPNRVSKEQLRAFRGIHDKMARNLSSQISAIMRSIVEIQLHSVDQMTYGEFLMSLPSPTSFNVFSMKPLDGSGVLEINPSIAFPMIDRLLGGNGEPYENTRDFSDIELSLLDTILRHIMQNLKEAWAPITEIFPSIDAKESSPSVIQIVAQNEIVIMVVMEIIIGHSNGMMNICYPVISLESILSRLASRDFMLSETSSKKSRNKELQVLIGGAVVNVSAILGSARLSMKEILDLKAGDIIRLDRVADDMVVVNIDDRDKYIGEIGLQRYRKTIKIKDVITTEKDKVREVLEMLENNRKHRAENIKEEEDIK from the coding sequence ATGGCTGATATTTTAAGCCAAGAAGAGATTGATGCTTTACTTGAAGTTGTTGATGATGAGGGTGAAGATAATGCGAACTTGGAAAATAATGAGATTTTTAATCGCAAGCAAGTTACTTTATATGATTTTAAAAGACCAAATAGAGTAAGCAAAGAGCAACTAAGGGCATTTCGTGGAATCCACGATAAAATGGCTAGGAATTTAAGCAGTCAAATATCTGCTATTATGCGAAGTATAGTAGAGATTCAGCTTCATAGTGTGGATCAAATGACTTATGGTGAGTTTTTGATGAGCTTACCTAGCCCAACTAGCTTTAATGTATTTTCAATGAAGCCACTTGATGGAAGTGGAGTATTAGAAATCAATCCTAGCATTGCATTTCCTATGATAGATAGATTGCTTGGTGGAAATGGTGAGCCATACGAAAATACAAGAGATTTTAGCGATATTGAATTAAGTTTGCTTGATACGATTTTACGGCATATTATGCAGAATCTAAAAGAAGCATGGGCGCCTATAACAGAAATATTTCCTAGCATTGATGCAAAAGAATCTTCACCAAGTGTAATACAAATAGTCGCACAAAATGAAATTGTAATCATGGTTGTTATGGAGATTATTATTGGGCATAGCAATGGAATGATGAATATTTGTTATCCTGTCATCTCACTAGAATCTATACTCTCAAGACTTGCAAGTAGAGATTTTATGCTAAGTGAAACGAGCTCTAAAAAAAGTAGAAATAAAGAATTACAAGTTCTAATTGGTGGTGCTGTTGTAAATGTATCAGCTATACTTGGTAGTGCAAGATTGAGCATGAAAGAAATACTTGATTTAAAAGCTGGTGATATAATAAGATTAGATAGAGTTGCTGATGATATGGTAGTAGTCAATATAGATGATAGAGATAAATATATAGGTGAAATTGGACTACAAAGATATAGAAAAACTATAAAGATAAAAGATGTAATTACAACTGAAAAAGATAAAGTAAGAGAAGTGCTAGAAATGTTAGAAAATAATAGAAAACATAGAGCAGAAAATATCAAAGAAGAGGAAGATATAAAATGA
- the fliY gene encoding flagellar motor switch protein FliY, producing the protein MTNFINLIQNEAISTIEGLTGQKPSIKYSNTAQANNLNIDGSFAFIELENNNNAKIAIVVPSIIATALPDLMLGGEGVSNDNITSDDLDAIKEVSSNIFGALSTTLKGQKELPKMDFKVVDSKILDTTDTSNYKDRILFEFDLNNIHSNFVILLSFDIVNELNGKTKEQVQSESKVESKDDLPNLNSAEIRNIGMLLDVKMQIKVRIGQKKMLLKDVIAMDIGSVIELNQLANDPLEILVGDKVIAKGEVVIIDGNFGVQITEIGTKKERLEQLKI; encoded by the coding sequence ATGACAAATTTTATAAATCTCATTCAAAATGAAGCTATTTCGACAATAGAAGGGCTTACTGGACAAAAACCAAGTATAAAATATAGTAATACAGCACAGGCAAATAATCTTAATATTGATGGCTCATTTGCATTTATTGAGCTTGAAAATAATAATAATGCAAAGATAGCTATTGTAGTGCCTAGTATTATTGCTACTGCATTGCCTGATTTGATGCTTGGTGGAGAAGGTGTAAGCAATGATAATATAACTAGCGATGATTTAGATGCAATAAAAGAAGTTTCATCTAATATTTTTGGAGCATTATCTACTACATTAAAAGGTCAAAAAGAATTACCAAAAATGGATTTTAAAGTAGTAGATTCTAAGATTCTTGATACAACAGATACTAGCAACTACAAAGATAGAATATTGTTTGAATTTGATTTAAATAATATTCATTCAAATTTTGTTATTTTGCTTAGTTTTGATATCGTAAATGAACTAAATGGTAAAACAAAGGAGCAAGTGCAATCAGAATCTAAGGTAGAATCTAAAGATGATTTACCAAATCTAAATTCAGCTGAAATTAGAAATATTGGCATGCTTCTTGATGTAAAGATGCAGATAAAAGTTCGAATAGGGCAAAAAAAGATGCTTTTAAAAGATGTAATTGCGATGGATATAGGAAGCGTTATTGAGCTAAATCAGCTTGCAAATGATCCACTTGAGATTCTAGTTGGTGATAAGGTGATAGCAAAAGGTGAAGTTGTCATTATTGATGGTAATTTTGGAGTGCAAATAACTGAAATAGGCACAAAAAAAGAAAGATTAGAGCAATTGAAAATATAG
- a CDS encoding LemA family protein: MNRSQNAFSQIDVQLKRRYDLIPNLVEVAKKYMKHEEETLIKEKL; this comes from the coding sequence TTGAATCGCTCACAAAATGCATTTTCTCAAATCGATGTGCAACTTAAAAGAAGATATGATTTGATACCAAATTTAGTAGAAGTTGCAAAGAAATATATGAAGCATGAAGAAGAAACATTGATAAAAGAGAAGCTATAA
- a CDS encoding LemA family protein, whose translation MLDSVAKDASNVKINQLGKAESFLESALGKLNVTLESYPELKANENMKQLSEELASSENKIAFARQAYNDSVMNYNTYKQSFPANMVASYFKRFKKDLLLLTFNESSEKLNETPKISF comes from the coding sequence ATATTAGATTCTGTTGCAAAAGATGCTAGCAATGTAAAAATAAATCAGCTAGGTAAAGCAGAAAGCTTTTTAGAATCTGCCTTAGGTAAGTTAAATGTCACACTTGAATCTTACCCAGAATTAAAAGCAAACGAAAATATGAAACAGCTAAGCGAGGAGCTAGCTTCAAGCGAAAATAAAATAGCTTTTGCAAGACAAGCATATAATGATAGTGTGATGAATTATAATACTTACAAACAAAGTTTTCCTGCAAATATGGTTGCTTCATATTTTAAGAGATTTAAAAAAGACTTGCTTTTATTGACATTTAATGAAAGTAGCGAAAAATTAAACGAAACACCAAAGATTAGTTTTTAA
- the mnmA gene encoding tRNA 2-thiouridine(34) synthase MnmA, producing the protein MKKVALLMSGGVDSSYSAYLLKKEYKVKGFYLKLHNKEEKHNFYIEKCNKVAKELGIEFSVIDLQKEFEEVVYKYFVESYKNAQTPNPCAMCNPHIKFGLGLQKALDSDCDFIASGHYARIKKIDGTNYIQEAFDKSKDQSYFLFGISKEAKDRLIFPLGNKIKSELKKEAFSAMPWFGELDEYKDSQEICFVDKDYINTISKDIEVNNIGFIKDKNGNIVGEHKGYMHYTIGKRKGLNIKGSHSPSYVLDINSSDNVVIVGEKQDLKKSRVIAKIESLDNVKNGIYDIKIRYRSNAIKAQIEIIDNKIIANLLEDVYGVANGQALVIYKDDIVLGGGFIESSY; encoded by the coding sequence TTGAAAAAAGTTGCATTACTTATGAGTGGCGGTGTAGATAGTTCATATAGTGCGTATTTATTAAAGAAAGAATATAAAGTAAAAGGATTCTACCTAAAGCTTCATAATAAGGAAGAAAAACACAATTTTTATATAGAAAAATGCAATAAAGTAGCAAAGGAATTAGGCATTGAATTTAGTGTTATTGATTTGCAAAAAGAGTTTGAAGAGGTAGTTTATAAATATTTTGTAGAATCTTACAAAAATGCACAAACACCAAATCCTTGTGCTATGTGTAATCCGCATATCAAATTTGGTCTAGGATTGCAAAAGGCTCTAGATTCTGATTGTGATTTTATTGCAAGCGGACATTATGCAAGGATAAAAAAAATAGATGGAACAAACTATATACAAGAAGCATTTGACAAGAGTAAAGATCAAAGCTATTTTTTATTTGGAATAAGCAAAGAAGCAAAAGATAGGCTTATTTTTCCACTTGGCAATAAGATAAAAAGTGAACTAAAAAAAGAAGCTTTTAGTGCTATGCCTTGGTTTGGTGAATTAGATGAATATAAAGATTCTCAAGAAATTTGTTTTGTTGATAAGGATTATATAAATACAATAAGCAAAGATATAGAAGTAAATAATATTGGATTTATAAAAGATAAAAATGGCAATATAGTTGGCGAACACAAGGGCTATATGCACTACACAATAGGAAAGCGAAAAGGGCTAAATATAAAAGGCTCTCACAGCCCAAGCTATGTGCTAGATATCAACTCAAGTGATAATGTTGTTATTGTAGGAGAAAAACAAGATTTAAAAAAAAGCAGGGTTATTGCAAAAATAGAATCTCTTGATAATGTAAAAAATGGAATCTATGATATAAAAATACGATATCGCTCAAATGCTATAAAAGCACAAATTGAAATTATTGATAATAAGATTATTGCCAATTTGCTTGAAGATGTTTATGGTGTAGCAAATGGGCAAGCTTTAGTGATTTATAAAGATGACATAGTGCTTGGTGGGGGATTTATAGAATCTTCATATTAA
- a CDS encoding DASS family sodium-coupled anion symporter, whose protein sequence is MDITPLSPAISTHPSKWALGVIIIDIILFFILYNFLPFDSNANAGICLLVFIGILWLTEAIHVTITALLIPLIAVALGLLDTTNALKSFANPIIFLFFGGFALATALHIQGIDRFIANRMIGIAKGKLWLAVIMLFIATALLSMWISNTATAAIMLPLGLGILSNLDAKSDRNTFVFVLLGIAYSAGIGGFGTIVGSPPNAIAAAELNIDFFSWMKLGIPFMIVMLPSCIFLMYLVLKPKLNTTFEIKKENIVWGFHSISVVIIFILTAISWIFSTKISEYFGGIKEMDSIIAIAAVIAIGFTKTASWEQIQKNTEWGVLLLFGGGLALSAILKDSGASEVMANGMVALFGKSSWIVIIIVVATFIIFLTEFTSNTASAALLVPIFGSVGHAVGMPPSLLVLIIGFGASCAFMLPVATPPNAIVFGTGHIKQMEMVKVGIFLNILSIVLISLFAWFIWRFI, encoded by the coding sequence ATGGATATAACTCCTCTTAGTCCTGCTATTAGCACCCACCCTTCAAAATGGGCTCTTGGTGTAATCATCATAGATATTATTTTATTTTTTATTTTATATAATTTTTTACCATTTGATTCTAATGCAAATGCTGGAATCTGCCTATTGGTATTTATTGGAATCTTGTGGCTTACAGAAGCTATTCATGTAACAATAACTGCATTATTGATTCCTTTGATTGCGGTTGCATTGGGATTATTAGATACAACAAATGCACTAAAATCATTTGCAAACCCTATAATATTTCTATTTTTTGGTGGATTCGCACTAGCTACAGCTTTGCATATTCAAGGGATTGATAGATTTATTGCAAATAGAATGATAGGTATTGCAAAAGGAAAACTATGGCTTGCAGTAATTATGCTATTTATTGCTACTGCACTTTTATCTATGTGGATTAGCAATACTGCAACCGCAGCTATTATGCTACCACTTGGGCTTGGAATCTTATCAAACCTAGATGCAAAAAGCGATCGAAATACTTTTGTTTTTGTATTGTTAGGTATCGCATATAGTGCTGGTATCGGTGGATTTGGAACTATAGTTGGCTCTCCACCAAATGCAATAGCCGCAGCAGAATTAAATATTGATTTCTTTTCTTGGATGAAACTTGGTATTCCATTTATGATTGTCATGCTTCCTTCTTGCATATTTTTGATGTATTTGGTTTTAAAACCAAAATTAAATACAACATTTGAGATTAAAAAAGAAAATATTGTTTGGGGATTCCACTCGATATCTGTAGTTATTATATTCATTCTTACTGCTATTTCATGGATTTTTAGCACAAAAATAAGTGAATATTTTGGTGGCATAAAAGAAATGGATTCTATTATTGCGATTGCTGCAGTCATTGCTATTGGATTTACAAAAACAGCCTCTTGGGAACAAATCCAAAAAAACACAGAATGGGGAGTTTTATTATTATTTGGTGGCGGATTGGCACTAAGTGCTATATTAAAAGATTCTGGAGCAAGCGAAGTTATGGCAAATGGAATGGTAGCCTTATTTGGTAAGAGTTCATGGATTGTTATTATCATTGTAGTTGCGACATTTATCATTTTTCTAACAGAATTTACTAGTAACACAGCAAGCGCCGCACTTTTAGTGCCTATATTTGGTAGTGTTGGACATGCTGTTGGCATGCCACCTTCACTTTTGGTATTAATAATAGGCTTTGGTGCAAGCTGTGCTTTTATGCTACCTGTAGCTACACCACCAAATGCCATTGTTTTTGGCACAGGACATATCAAACAAATGGAAATGGTTAAAGTTGGAATATTTTTAAATATTCTCTCTATTGTCCTTATAAGTTTATTTGCTTGGTTTATCTGGAGATTTATTTAA
- the leuA gene encoding 2-isopropylmalate synthase — protein MDHRKYKRGYFMPPVQSLEWCKKEYIESAPIWCSVDLRDGNQALITPMNLEEKIEFFKLLVKIGFKEIEVGFPAASNTEYNFLRELIENDLVPDDVCLQVLTQAREHIIKKTFDSLEGCKNAIVHFYNSTSYAQREQVFRKSKDEIKQIAINGAKIVKDCAKNTKGNFRFEYSPESFSGTEIDYALEVCNSVIDIFEPTKDSKLIINLPLTVEMSLPHIYASQIEYMSNNLHNRENIIISLHPHNDRGCAVADAELGILAGGDRIEGTLFGNGERTGNVDIITLAMNLYSHGVNPNLDFSDIPSICALYEKVTKMPVYERQPYSGKLVFAAFSGSHQDAIAKGMAYHKEKNLKTWSVPYLPIDPKDVGREYESDVIRINSQSGKGGIAYVLYNHYGIDLPMHFREAFSYYVKNISDEMNKELSPKEICDIFQNDFVNLSSYLKVLDFVFKDTDNNINIALNVEYKHQSFNITSSGNGRLDSVANALREILDFKFDIIDYSEHSLSKGSSSKAISYVYIVSDEKKYFGVGIDTDIIKASVYGLISAINHILKSLKGA, from the coding sequence ATGGATCATAGAAAATATAAAAGAGGCTATTTTATGCCTCCTGTGCAGTCTTTGGAGTGGTGTAAAAAAGAATATATAGAATCTGCACCTATTTGGTGTAGCGTTGATTTGCGTGATGGAAATCAAGCATTAATCACTCCTATGAATCTAGAAGAAAAGATTGAATTTTTTAAACTGCTAGTAAAGATTGGATTTAAAGAAATAGAAGTAGGATTCCCAGCAGCAAGCAATACAGAATATAATTTTTTGCGAGAATTGATTGAAAATGATTTAGTGCCAGATGATGTTTGCTTACAGGTGCTTACACAAGCAAGAGAGCATATAATAAAAAAGACTTTTGATAGCCTAGAGGGTTGTAAAAATGCAATAGTGCATTTTTACAATTCTACTTCTTATGCGCAAAGAGAGCAAGTTTTTAGAAAATCAAAAGATGAGATAAAACAAATCGCAATAAATGGTGCAAAAATAGTAAAAGATTGTGCTAAAAATACAAAAGGAAATTTTAGATTTGAATATTCTCCAGAAAGTTTTAGTGGGACAGAGATTGATTATGCACTTGAAGTTTGCAATAGTGTTATAGACATTTTTGAACCTACAAAAGATAGTAAGCTTATTATCAACCTTCCTTTAACCGTTGAAATGAGCTTACCACATATCTATGCAAGTCAAATTGAGTATATGTCAAATAATTTACATAATAGAGAAAATATAATAATCTCTCTTCACCCTCACAATGATAGAGGTTGTGCTGTAGCTGATGCGGAATTAGGCATTCTTGCTGGAGGAGATAGGATTGAGGGCACACTTTTTGGTAATGGTGAGCGAACAGGAAATGTAGATATTATCACTCTTGCTATGAATTTATATTCTCATGGAGTAAATCCAAATCTTGATTTTAGCGATATTCCTTCAATTTGTGCTTTATATGAAAAAGTGACCAAAATGCCAGTATATGAAAGACAACCATATTCTGGAAAGCTTGTATTTGCAGCATTTTCTGGCTCTCATCAAGATGCTATTGCTAAAGGAATGGCATATCACAAAGAAAAGAATCTCAAAACTTGGAGTGTGCCATATTTACCAATTGATCCAAAAGATGTTGGTAGAGAATATGAAAGCGATGTAATAAGAATAAATTCTCAAAGTGGAAAAGGTGGCATTGCCTATGTGCTGTATAATCATTATGGTATTGATTTGCCTATGCATTTTAGAGAGGCTTTTTCATATTATGTCAAAAATATATCTGATGAAATGAATAAAGAATTAAGCCCAAAAGAGATTTGTGATATTTTTCAAAATGACTTTGTGAATCTTTCATCTTATTTAAAGGTGCTTGATTTTGTCTTTAAAGACACAGATAATAATATCAATATAGCACTAAATGTAGAATACAAACACCAATCTTTTAATATTACAAGTAGTGGAAATGGGCGTCTAGATTCTGTTGCAAATGCATTGCGTGAAATTTTGGACTTTAAGTTTGATATCATAGATTATAGTGAGCATTCATTAAGTAAAGGATCTAGCTCTAAGGCTATTTCGTATGTTTATATAGTAAGTGATGAAAAAAAATATTTTGGTGTAGGAATTGATACAGATATCATAAAAGCTTCAGTCTATGGTCTTATAAGTGCTATCAATCATATATTAAAAAGTTTAAAAGGGGCATGA